A window of the Natrinema salifodinae genome harbors these coding sequences:
- a CDS encoding dihydroneopterin aldolase family protein — MASASDDPTAGPTDAEAACFEAGIKFGTLYHQFAGTPVSPESAGSLAAAIEESIENQPHCRDVTVDVLTDELEAELAESAADYTELTGRFLEVEIVVDYEGCEVVTRMDMQDGYPLMRVESVRGRAQQE; from the coding sequence ATGGCTTCCGCTTCCGACGATCCGACGGCTGGCCCGACCGACGCCGAGGCTGCCTGCTTCGAGGCCGGGATCAAGTTCGGCACGCTCTACCACCAGTTCGCCGGCACGCCGGTCTCCCCCGAGAGCGCGGGGAGCCTGGCGGCGGCGATAGAGGAGTCGATCGAGAACCAGCCCCACTGCAGGGACGTGACCGTCGACGTGCTGACCGACGAACTCGAGGCCGAACTCGCCGAGTCGGCGGCCGATTACACCGAACTGACCGGCCGCTTCCTCGAGGTCGAGATCGTCGTCGACTACGAGGGTTGCGAGGTCGTCACCCGAATGGATATGCAGGACGGCTATCCGCTGATGCGCGTCGAATCGGTTCGCGGCCGAGCGCAACAGGAATAG
- a CDS encoding aldo/keto reductase produces MEYTTLGSTGMKVSRIGLGCMSFGSGREWMLDREESETLIERAIDLGINFFDTANVYSLGESEEILGDVLAEYDRDAQVVATKVFAEMDPDNPNASGLSRKAIEQELDASLDRLGMDTIDLYQTHRWDYETPIEETLRALDDAVRRGQARYVGTSSMWAHQFAEALHTSDRLGLERFATMQNHYNVLYREEEREMLPLCQKEDVGVIPWSPLARGVAARPHEEQDSTTRGETDQYLEQMSYLQGGGKEINERIQELAVEKGVSMAQLSLAWLLHKEWVDAPIIGTTNVDHLEDAVEALEIDLSTSEMEYLEEPYEPLPVTGHE; encoded by the coding sequence ATGGAATACACCACGCTCGGATCGACGGGAATGAAAGTCAGCCGGATCGGGCTCGGCTGTATGAGCTTCGGCTCCGGCCGGGAGTGGATGCTCGATCGCGAAGAGAGCGAAACGCTCATCGAACGCGCGATCGACCTCGGGATCAACTTCTTCGACACCGCGAACGTCTACTCGCTGGGCGAGTCCGAAGAGATCCTCGGCGACGTCCTCGCGGAGTACGACCGCGACGCCCAGGTGGTCGCGACGAAGGTTTTCGCCGAGATGGATCCCGACAACCCGAACGCAAGCGGGCTCTCGCGAAAAGCCATCGAGCAGGAACTCGACGCCAGTCTCGATCGGCTCGGAATGGACACCATCGACCTCTACCAGACCCACCGCTGGGACTACGAGACGCCGATCGAAGAGACCCTTCGGGCGCTCGACGACGCCGTCCGCCGCGGCCAGGCGCGCTACGTCGGCACCTCCTCGATGTGGGCCCACCAGTTCGCCGAGGCCCTCCACACCAGCGATCGGCTCGGTCTCGAGCGGTTCGCGACGATGCAGAACCACTACAACGTCCTCTATCGCGAGGAGGAACGCGAGATGCTCCCCCTCTGTCAGAAGGAAGACGTCGGCGTCATCCCGTGGTCACCGCTGGCCCGCGGCGTGGCCGCCCGCCCGCACGAGGAACAGGACTCGACGACCCGCGGCGAGACCGATCAGTACCTTGAGCAGATGTCCTACCTCCAGGGCGGCGGCAAGGAGATCAACGAGCGCATTCAGGAACTCGCCGTCGAGAAGGGCGTCTCGATGGCCCAACTCTCGCTCGCCTGGTTGCTCCACAAGGAGTGGGTCGACGCGCCGATCATCGGGACGACCAACGTCGACCACCTCGAGGACGCCGTCGAAGCCCTCGAGA
- a CDS encoding GNAT family N-acetyltransferase translates to MFPETIETNALVLARLSEANVDVLELYELFAASREDVSDVFEYVPQEPYASVYDARERLREADAAWDAGDAAQYAVYIAPGAVSDDPEDVDEAAALAGYTGLFPEWDRRTARLGFVLGKPYWGNGYAGECATALIGLAFDRLDLDVVALNHAEGNERSKRAIERVVDDVGGQYDGVLRNWRPVGDVIADHHRYTVTRAQYQRSLEGT, encoded by the coding sequence ATGTTCCCCGAGACCATCGAGACGAACGCGCTCGTTCTCGCGCGGCTGTCCGAGGCGAACGTCGACGTGCTCGAGCTCTACGAGCTGTTCGCAGCGAGCCGCGAGGACGTCTCGGACGTGTTCGAGTACGTTCCCCAAGAGCCCTACGCCTCGGTGTACGACGCCCGCGAGCGATTGCGGGAGGCAGACGCTGCGTGGGACGCCGGCGACGCCGCGCAGTACGCCGTATATATCGCCCCCGGCGCCGTTAGCGACGACCCCGAAGACGTCGACGAGGCCGCGGCCCTCGCGGGATACACCGGCCTGTTTCCCGAGTGGGACCGCCGAACGGCGCGGCTCGGGTTCGTCCTCGGCAAGCCGTACTGGGGGAACGGCTACGCCGGCGAGTGCGCGACGGCGCTGATCGGCCTGGCGTTCGATCGGCTGGATCTCGACGTCGTGGCGCTCAACCACGCCGAGGGGAACGAGCGCTCGAAGCGTGCGATCGAACGGGTCGTCGATGACGTCGGGGGACAGTACGACGGTGTCCTGCGAAACTGGCGACCGGTCGGTGATGTGATCGCCGATCACCACCGCTATACCGTCACGCGGGCCCAGTATCAGCGATCGCTCGAGGGGACGTAA
- a CDS encoding creatininase family protein: protein MDLSDATWTDVRNLETDLAVVPVGSTEQHGPHAPLGTDVLTAEAVADAGIERVDREVVRAPAIPVGIAEEHRQFPGTMWVSEDTFRDYVGEAVASLAHHGFDRVVLVNGHGGNVDALREVGGRLTRNGDAYVVPFTWFEGVGEHTADMGHGGPLETGLLRHCEPDLVREDRIDEALAGAADGWGDWTSYVNLAYDAAEFTENGVVGDPEEGDARRGEELLSLAADGLARLLETVAERDVSRPERR from the coding sequence ATGGACCTCTCGGACGCGACGTGGACGGACGTACGGAACCTCGAGACCGACCTGGCGGTCGTCCCCGTCGGCAGCACGGAACAGCACGGCCCCCACGCGCCCCTCGGAACGGACGTCCTGACCGCCGAGGCGGTCGCCGACGCCGGAATCGAGCGCGTCGACCGCGAAGTCGTCCGGGCACCGGCGATTCCGGTCGGCATCGCCGAGGAACACCGCCAGTTCCCCGGCACGATGTGGGTCTCCGAGGACACCTTTCGGGACTACGTCGGCGAGGCCGTCGCGAGCCTCGCCCATCACGGGTTCGACCGCGTCGTCCTCGTCAACGGCCACGGCGGGAACGTCGACGCCCTCCGCGAGGTCGGCGGCCGGCTCACCCGGAACGGCGACGCCTACGTCGTTCCGTTCACCTGGTTCGAGGGCGTCGGCGAACACACCGCCGACATGGGCCACGGCGGCCCCCTCGAGACCGGTCTCCTCCGGCACTGCGAGCCGGACCTCGTCCGCGAGGATCGGATCGACGAGGCCCTCGCCGGCGCGGCCGACGGCTGGGGCGACTGGACGAGCTACGTCAACCTGGCCTACGACGCGGCGGAATTCACCGAAAACGGCGTCGTCGGCGATCCCGAGGAGGGCGACGCTCGGCGGGGCGAAGAACTGCTTTCGTTAGCGGCCGACGGCCTGGCGCGGCTGCTCGAGACGGTCGCCGAACGAGACGTCTCGCGGCCCGAACGACGGTAA
- a CDS encoding DUF5790 family protein has product MSQATLGDDEELFGEAANEMREDVESSLENAWSALPDADDVWETDADNVLGVLNGLNSALDAGDAEDHLRDAKKWFTMGQRADAFEDADDLEEEIADLEAAIADISEAGDQVGELTSTIPALRGTLESAGVEEADGDDADDAQEADADDDADADDADDADDAEDEE; this is encoded by the coding sequence ATGAGCCAAGCCACGCTCGGCGACGACGAGGAACTGTTCGGAGAGGCGGCCAACGAGATGCGCGAGGACGTCGAATCCTCGCTCGAAAACGCCTGGTCGGCGCTGCCCGACGCCGACGACGTCTGGGAGACCGACGCTGACAACGTTCTGGGCGTGCTCAACGGCCTCAACTCCGCGCTGGACGCCGGCGACGCGGAGGACCACCTCCGCGACGCGAAGAAGTGGTTTACCATGGGTCAGCGGGCCGACGCCTTCGAGGACGCCGACGACCTCGAGGAGGAGATCGCCGATCTCGAGGCGGCCATCGCGGACATCTCCGAGGCGGGCGATCAGGTCGGCGAACTCACGTCGACGATTCCGGCGCTGCGGGGCACGCTCGAATCCGCCGGCGTCGAGGAAGCCGACGGCGATGACGCGGACGACGCCCAAGAGGCGGATGCGGATGACGATGCAGATGCGGACGACGCGGATGACGCTGACGACGCGGAAGACGAGGAATAA
- the azf gene encoding NAD-dependent glucose-6-phosphate dehydrogenase Azf: MAQSVLLTGAAGRVGDAILGGLADDHEWRLLDRDPPTEDYPDEFIVADITDDEAVRDAMEGIDVVIHLAGDPRPEAPWKSVLNNNIDGTQTVFEAAVDTGVEKVVFASSNHAVGSYETDERTPDMYRSDDDYLLDGTELPRPSNLYGVSKAAGETIGRYYHDEYDLSVVCVRIGNLTKGHPPIDYERGQAMWLSYRDCAHLFDRCIRADYDYEIVYGISDNDRKYYSLERAREVLDYDPRDNSAHYDGEDQVVPER, translated from the coding sequence ATGGCACAGTCAGTCCTGCTCACCGGGGCTGCGGGGCGAGTCGGGGACGCCATCCTCGGCGGCCTCGCGGACGACCACGAGTGGCGGTTGCTGGACCGCGATCCGCCGACCGAGGACTATCCGGACGAGTTTATCGTCGCGGACATCACCGACGACGAGGCCGTCCGCGATGCGATGGAGGGTATCGACGTCGTGATCCACCTCGCGGGCGATCCCCGTCCGGAAGCGCCGTGGAAGAGCGTCCTGAACAACAACATCGACGGCACCCAGACCGTCTTCGAGGCCGCCGTCGACACGGGCGTCGAGAAGGTCGTCTTCGCCTCGTCGAACCACGCCGTCGGGAGCTACGAAACCGACGAGCGCACGCCCGACATGTACCGGTCCGACGACGACTACCTCCTCGACGGCACCGAACTCCCCCGTCCGAGCAACCTCTACGGCGTCTCCAAGGCCGCCGGCGAGACGATCGGTCGCTACTACCACGACGAGTACGACCTCTCGGTCGTCTGCGTCCGCATCGGCAACCTCACGAAGGGCCACCCGCCGATCGACTACGAGCGCGGCCAGGCGATGTGGCTCTCCTACCGTGACTGTGCGCACCTGTTCGATCGCTGTATTCGAGCCGACTATGACTACGAGATCGTCTACGGCATCTCCGATAACGACCGCAAGTACTACTCGCTCGAGCGCGCCCGCGAGGTGCTCGACTACGACCCGCGGGACAACTCCGCCCACTACGACGGCGAGGACCAGGTCGTTCCGGAGCGCTAA
- a CDS encoding DUF5789 family protein — MPEDNRELGVELGDLQEDIQSEDFPIGHDELLEKYGDEEIEMSGETTTLEELIGPLGEDQYRDYGEVEQAIMNMVGDEAIGRKNYSDRTPPASGEQRQDEGAPDQEGQEGQESF; from the coding sequence ATGCCCGAAGACAACCGCGAACTCGGCGTCGAACTCGGCGACCTCCAGGAAGACATCCAGTCCGAGGACTTCCCGATCGGCCACGACGAACTCCTCGAGAAGTACGGCGACGAGGAGATCGAAATGAGCGGCGAGACGACAACCCTCGAGGAACTCATCGGTCCGCTGGGAGAGGACCAGTACCGCGACTACGGCGAGGTAGAGCAGGCGATCATGAACATGGTCGGGGACGAAGCGATCGGGCGGAAGAACTACAGCGACCGAACGCCGCCCGCGTCCGGCGAGCAACGACAGGACGAGGGCGCACCAGATCAGGAAGGACAGGAAGGACAGGAATCGTTCTGA
- a CDS encoding ABC transporter ATP-binding protein, with protein sequence MSGVDWEDDDPFEEQREEIENPMKRLFLAYGRRYKLPAVVGIFASVFARVLDLLPPVMLAVALDAVFRDETGYAEALPFGSGLVAPYVPATQLGQFYLTVGVIAGAFFFGAAFHWLRNWGFNAFAQNIQHDVRTDTYDKMQRLNMDFFADKQTGEMMSILSNDVNRLERFLNDGMNSLFRLLVMVVGIGVILFAYNWQLALVALLPVPLIAGFTYLFVKIIQPKYATVRSTVGKVNSRLENNLGGIQVIKTSTTEDYESERVEDVSQDYFDANWDAIETRIKFFPGLRVLAGIGFVVTFLVGGLWVFQGPPGPFTGTLSAGEFVVFILYTQRFIWPMAQFGQIINMYQRARASSARMFGLMDEPSQVAETTDAAELEVTEGRVAYDDVTFGYDPDETIVEDVDFTVDGGDTLALVGPTGAGKSTVLKLLLRMYDVRRSEASSNSESQSNSDDVDKGAIRIDGQDIREVTLESLRESIGYVSQDTFLFYGTVEENIKYGAFDADREAVIEAAKMAEAHDFIENLPDGYDTEVGERGVKLSGGQRQRISIARAILKDPDILVLDEATSDVDTETEMLIQRSIDELAEDRTTFAIAHRLSTIKDADRILVLEGGQIVERGSHEELLENDGLYSHLWGVQAGEIDELPQEFIERAQRRQARTEVGDDD encoded by the coding sequence ATGAGTGGCGTCGACTGGGAGGACGACGATCCGTTCGAGGAACAGCGGGAAGAGATCGAGAACCCGATGAAGCGACTGTTCCTCGCGTACGGTCGCCGCTACAAACTCCCCGCGGTCGTCGGTATCTTCGCGAGCGTCTTCGCCCGCGTCCTCGATCTGCTGCCGCCGGTGATGCTTGCGGTCGCGCTCGACGCGGTGTTCCGCGACGAGACGGGCTACGCCGAGGCGCTGCCCTTCGGCTCGGGCCTGGTCGCGCCGTACGTCCCCGCGACACAACTCGGGCAGTTCTACCTGACCGTCGGGGTTATCGCCGGCGCGTTCTTCTTCGGGGCGGCGTTTCACTGGCTTCGAAACTGGGGCTTTAACGCCTTCGCCCAGAACATCCAGCACGACGTCCGGACCGACACGTACGACAAGATGCAGCGGTTGAACATGGACTTCTTCGCGGACAAGCAGACCGGGGAGATGATGTCGATCCTCTCGAACGACGTCAATCGCCTCGAGCGGTTCCTCAACGACGGGATGAACTCCCTGTTCCGGCTGCTCGTGATGGTCGTCGGAATCGGCGTCATCCTCTTCGCCTACAACTGGCAGCTCGCGCTGGTCGCCCTGCTCCCGGTGCCGTTGATCGCCGGGTTCACCTACCTGTTCGTCAAGATCATCCAGCCCAAATACGCGACGGTCCGGTCGACCGTCGGCAAGGTCAACTCTCGGCTCGAGAACAACCTCGGGGGGATCCAGGTCATCAAGACGAGCACCACCGAGGACTACGAGTCCGAGCGCGTCGAGGACGTCTCGCAGGATTACTTCGACGCCAACTGGGACGCCATCGAAACGCGCATCAAGTTCTTCCCGGGGCTGCGCGTCCTCGCCGGGATCGGCTTCGTCGTCACGTTCCTCGTCGGCGGCCTGTGGGTTTTTCAGGGGCCGCCCGGCCCGTTCACGGGGACCCTGAGCGCCGGCGAATTCGTCGTGTTCATCCTCTACACCCAACGCTTCATCTGGCCGATGGCCCAGTTCGGGCAGATCATCAATATGTACCAGCGCGCCCGCGCTTCCTCGGCGCGGATGTTCGGCCTGATGGACGAACCGAGTCAGGTCGCGGAAACGACCGACGCGGCCGAGCTCGAGGTGACCGAGGGCCGCGTCGCATACGACGATGTCACGTTCGGCTACGACCCCGACGAAACGATCGTCGAGGACGTCGACTTCACCGTCGACGGCGGCGACACGTTGGCTCTCGTCGGCCCGACGGGTGCGGGCAAGTCGACCGTCCTCAAACTTCTCTTGCGGATGTACGACGTTCGAAGGAGCGAAGCTTCGAGCAACTCAGAATCGCAAAGCAATTCCGATGACGTCGACAAGGGGGCGATCAGGATCGACGGCCAGGACATCCGCGAGGTCACCCTCGAAAGCCTCCGCGAGTCGATCGGCTACGTCAGTCAGGACACGTTCCTCTTCTACGGCACCGTCGAGGAGAACATCAAGTACGGCGCGTTCGACGCCGACCGCGAGGCCGTGATCGAGGCCGCGAAGATGGCCGAGGCCCACGACTTCATCGAGAACCTGCCCGACGGCTACGACACCGAGGTCGGCGAACGGGGCGTCAAGCTCTCCGGCGGCCAGCGCCAGCGCATCTCCATCGCCCGCGCGATCCTCAAGGATCCCGACATCCTCGTGTTAGACGAGGCCACCAGCGACGTCGACACCGAGACGGAGATGCTCATCCAGCGCTCGATCGACGAACTCGCCGAAGACCGCACCACGTTCGCCATCGCCCACCGGCTCTCGACGATCAAAGACGCCGACCGGATTCTCGTCCTCGAAGGCGGTCAGATCGTCGAACGCGGCTCCCACGAGGAACTGCTCGAAAACGACGGGCTCTACTCGCACCTCTGGGGCGTTCAGGCCGGCGAAATCGACGAACTTCCGCAGGAATTCATCGAACGCGCCCAGCGTCGCCAGGCGCGGACGGAAGTCGGGGACGACGACTGA